The nucleotide window GCATCGACATGCGCCCGCGTCTGCTGGCACTCGACCAGGGCGGAGATCAATGCCACCGTCGCAGCGTGCTCGGAACGACGCAACGACTCCAACCGCTCGATCACCTGCATGTCCTCGAACCTCCGGGGAGGCGGTTCGAAGGCATTGTACACGCTGTTTCGCGACGTCCTGACAGAGCTCACGACGCACGGAACGGCATCGAGACGGCGGATCACTCCACCACGACGACCAACAACCACGACGCGGCGAATCAGCGCTCCAGAAGCCGGTTCTACACACGACCGCCCAACACCGAAATGCTGCCCACGACAACCCTGTCAAGCCTGTCGCGAACAAACCTGTGGATGCTTATTGCGGACTCACGCCACGGCACCACGGCACGACCGCACAGCGCCGCAGCGCCACGGCACCACGGCACGACCGCACAGCGCCGCACCACCACAGCGCAACGCCACGACCGCACCATGGCGTCACCACATCCGCTACCACGGCGCCACCAGGGCGCCACCACACCACCGCGCACCACCAACCACGCGGCGACCGCAGCCACCCGTCAGCAATATCCACGAAACAGCAGCGACGAACCGACCGAGGCCACCAGCTCGAGTCCCCCGATCAGTTCCGCGACGGAACGAGCGCCGAACTGCAACTCCGCCGCGGAACGTTCTGCCTCGTTGCGTCGACGTCGCGACGAGGCTCGGGGAGCGCCGCCGATCAGCTCGACGACACCAGGTACTGGAAGCGCTGCGAGCCGACCAGCTCGCCGTCGATCGGCCCCAGGCCCGTCCGGCGCCAGACGGTCACGGTGTACCACCGGCGATCCTGGACCTGGTGGCCGGTTCCGACGAAGTCGAGCTGACGTGCACCCGCCGGCATCTTCCCGTACGGCACGGGCGAGACCACGCCGTCGAGGGCCTCCGTCGCGATCGACCACAACAGCTTCTGCGACACCTTCTCGTGGACGTCGATCCTGCCCACCTCGCAGCAGGGGACCCATCGGAACTCGAACGGATCCGCCCGGTTCACGGTGATCGCGACGACGTTCGAGAAGGCTCCGGCTGGTTGCACTCCAGTCGGGCACTGTTCCTCGGTGCACCCGGGCAGCGAGGCGTACAGCACGATCAGGACGAGCGACACGAACCGCACCATGGCCACCCCTCCTGAGGTAGTGCGCCGTGCGTCGCGGGTGCGGGTCCTGTTGTCGTCGTGGCATGGCGGCGCCCGGCGACGGGACCGGGAGCCTGTGGGCGTGCAGCGGCGATCATGCGCGCCGTTCGCCGACACTTCAAGAGATGCAATGTCACCAGCGGCCTTGCCGCCGGTGACACCCGCGAACTCCTGCGATACGATCGAATCATCCTCCGACGAAGGAGCCGTTCATGGCCACGACCGTCCTGCCCGCCGCCCGGATCCTCTCGCTGGACGTCCTCCGCGGTGTTGCCGTCCTCGGAATCCTGGTCATGAACATCCAGTCCTTCGCGATGATCGAGTGGGCCTACTTCAATCCGACGGCCTATGGTGACCTCACGGGTGTGAACTACTGGATCTGGTATCTGTCGCGACTGTTCTTCGACAGCAAGTTCATGGCGATCTTCAGCATGATGTTCGGGGCAAGCCTGCTGCTGATCATCGAACGCGCGCAGGAGAAGGGGCGTCGTCCCTTCGTGATCCACGCGCGTCGGAACTTCGCGCTCCTGCTGATCGGAGCGGCCCACGCCTACCTGCTGTGGTCGGGCGACATCCTCTTCCCCTACGCCGTGTGCAGCTTCTTCGTGTTCCTGTTCCGGCATCGGCGGCCCCGCACCCAGCTCGTCGCCGGGCTGGTGATCCTGCTCCTGGGCACCCTGATCCTGTACTCGGGAGCGCTGCAGCCCGATTCGCCGGAACTGCAGGAGCAGATCGCCGAATTCCAGCCCACCGACGAGATGATCGCCGAAGAGGTGAATACCTATCGGGGCGGCTGGCTGGAGCAGATGGAGCACCGCGTGCCGACCACCCGGGACATGCATCTCTGGGTGCTCCCCTTCTTCTACTTCTGGCGCGTGTCGGGGATGATGCTCATCGGCATGGCCCTGTTCCGCTGGGGCGTGCTGAGTGCAGAGCGGTCGTCGCGTTTCTACCTGACCCTGATCGCGCTCGGCGTCGTGGTCGGGCTGCCCATGGCCCACATGAGCGTGGCCGCGAGCGAGGCGGCCGACTGGGCGTACAAGGCCACCTTCCACGTGGCCAATCTGTGGAACTACTGGGGCAGTCTGTTCGTGGCGCTGGGCTGGATCGGCGTGGTGATGCTCGTGTGCCGCTCCCCTCTGGGCCTGGTCGAGTTCTCGGCCGTGGCCTCGGTCGGACGCATGGCCTTCACCAACTACCTCATGCAGACCATCCTGTGCACGACCTTCTTCTACGGCCACGGGTTCGGGCAGTTCGGCCGGCTCGAGCGCCTCGAGCAGATCTTCGTGGTGATCGCGGTGTGGGCGCTGCAGCTGCTGTGGTCGCCGTGGTGGATGAAGCGCTTCCATTACGGACCGGCCGAGTGGGTGTGGCGCTGGGCGACGTACGGAAGACGGCCGCCGATGCGGCGCGCGTGACCTCGCGAGCGGTCGCCGCCATCGCACCTCCGCGTCGACACCCCACCCGCGGTCCGATGCGGCCCCGTGCGCCGTCATCGGGCCGGCCCCGATTCGGCCCCACGACCATCGCGCTAGCTTCCCGGGCCACCGAATGGGAACCCGAACCGCATGCCAACGCGAACGACATGCGGACCCGAACGAGAGGAGTGCCCCGTGAACACGCACGACTTCCTGGGACAGGTCCAGGCCCGGGCCCACCTTTCCGATACCGATCAGAGCCTGGCCGCGACCCGCGCCACGCTCGTGACCCTCGCCCAGCGCATCGATCCCGGCGAGCGCTCCGACCTGGCGGCACAGCTGCCCGGTGAGATCGGACGCATGGTCGGGGAGGTCGAGGGCCAGGCGACCTACGGCCTCCACGAATTCTACCAGCGCGTGAGCCAGGAGGAAGGCGCGGGCCTGCCCGCGGCCACGCACCACGCCCGGATGGTGATGACCGTCGTCGAGGACGCCGTCTCCGCCGGCGAGATCGCCGACGTGCGCGAGCAGCTGCCGGCAGAGTACGCGGAGCTGTTCACGCGGGCGGATTGATCCCGGCCGACGCCGCGCTGCGGACATCGCGCTGCGGCATTACCAAGTCCCGCAGTTCCATCGACCCCCATCCCACGAAGGAGACTCCATGGATCTGCGCGACAAGCGCGCCCTCGTCACCGGCGGCAGCGAAGGCATCGGCCGCGGCGTCGCCGAGGCCCTGATCGAGCACGGAGCGAAGGTCGGCCTGATGGCCCGCAACCAGGAGACCCTCGAGTCCACCGCGAAGGAGATCGGCGCCGCCGCGTTCCCCGGCGACGTCGGGGTCGAGGCCGACTGCGAGCGCGTGGTGGCCGACTTCGTCGAGCACTTCGGCGGCATCGACATCCTGGTCAACAACGCCGGCTTCGCCCACACCTTCCCGCTCGTCGAGGCCGACGTCGAGAGGTTCGAGGCCGTCATGCGTACCAACGTCACCGGCGCGATGATCATGGGCCGCGAGTGCGCCCGTCACTTCGTCCAGCAGGACAGCGGCAACATCGTCAACATCAGCTCGACGAGCGGACTCCGCGGCGGCCCCAACGGCACCGCCTACTCCACGTCGAAGTTCGCCCTGCGCGGAATGACCGAGTGCTGGCGCGCCGAGCTGCGTCCGCACAACGTGCGGGTGATGCTCGTGAACCCGAGCGAGGTCCAGACCGGCTTCTTCGCCAAGATGGGATCGGAACGCGAGTTCTCCGAGAACAAGCTCCGTCCGCGCGAGATCGCCGACGCCGTCGTCGGCGCGCTGAGGATCGACGATCGCGGGTTCATTCCGGAGTTCTCGGTGTTCGCGACGAATCCGTGGTGAGACGAGGGGCTCACCCCTCGAACCAGTGCGAGTGGATGGTCCGGTAGGTCCCGTTCTCCATGAGTTCCAGCAGGGCGCGGTTCAGCGGCTCGCGCAGCGGGCTGCCCGGCGGCAGCGCCAGACCGTACTGTTGTTCGGAGAACACCCGGCCGACCACGCGCACCCGTCCCTTGCCCTCGTGGCCGGCGTAGTACTGCAGGAAGGGCGCGTGGTAGACCACCGCGTCGAGTTCGCCGGCCTCGAGCGAGGCGACCACGCTCTCGATGGTCGCTCCGTCGCGCGTGCGCACGCCCATCTCCAGCAGGTGGTCGTGCGCCGTGCTGCCCTCGACCGTACCCACGCGCCGGCCGAAGAGATCCTCCGGACCCTCGATCGTGTTGCGGATCTCGCTCACAGTGAAGGTCGTCGTGACCGTCGCCGTGAAGTACGCGAAGACGAAGTAGCCCGCCAGCAGCCACACCAGCGCGAAGACCTTTCCCGTGTTCCGCTTCGGTGTGGTGTCGCCGTAGCCCACCGTCGTGACCGTCACGATCGCCCACCACAGTCCCGCGAACACTCCGCGCACGTAGCCGTGCGGGAAGTCCGGGTTGCGACGTCGCTCGATCCACCAGATCACGTGCGACACGACGAAGATAACCAGGAAGAAGAGGAAGATCACGTCGAGCAGCTGCGGCACGTGCATCAGCGCCGAGAAGCGATCGAAGAGTCCACCGAAGAAGCCGGCGTTCTCGTCGGGCACCAGGATCTGCAGGCCCGACTGGAAATAGGCGTGGCTGAAGTCGAGACTCGCCTCGCGATCCGACGTGATCGCGATGCTCGACACCGAAACGTCGCTCGAGCTACGAGCGGCCTCGTCGAGCAGCTTGGCCATGCTGTTCACGCCGTAGAAGCCGTAGTCCAGATCGAGCTCGCTTGCGAGGTGGTCGACCAGCTCCACGCTGAAGCCACGGTAGCCACGGTCCTCGTACATGACGAAGGGTGGGAGGATCTTGGTGGCGATGCGCAACTCGCGCCGCGGAGGCAAGGCGTCGCCGGGCCCCAAGGACGCCATCGACGCGTCGGCCGGCACGCCCAGTGCTCGGGCACCGTCGAGCCACACGTTCACCGTGGCACGGTTCGATTCGACCCACTCCTCGGCGTGACGGCGGATGTCGGCGGCCGTGTCCTCGCCCGCGAACATCCGGGCGTTCTGCGTGTGGATCGCCTCCGACGAGATCTCCACGACTTCCAGGAGATGCCGCAGGGCCGGGTGGTCGCGCAGGAAGGCGCGGTTGGCGACGGCGCGGACGTCGTTGGGGGGCCATCCCATGGCGCACGGATCGCTCGGGCACCCGTCGACTCCGCGCACGGTCGTTCGTCCCTCCTGCGAGCCGTCACCGCTCGGCAGACTGGCGAAGGGAACCTCCAGCCACACCACGTCCTCGCCCGGCCGCAGCGAACCGACCGTCCAGTTCGGCGTCCAGGTGTAGAACAGGACCGGATCGCCTCGTTCGTAGCGCTCGAGCAGGTTGTACATCAGCGGCGTGTAGTCGCCCTGGATCTGCTCGACGTGACTGCGCAGATCGTAGGCATCGAGTTGGTGCTCGATGACCTCGGCGCAGCCCCAGCCGGCGTTGCAGCCGATCAGGTCGGCCCGGCCGTCCCCGTCGGTGTCGAAGAGACGCGCGATCGCCGGATCCCGCAGATCGTCGAGCGAGTCGATTCCGTGGCGCTCGGCCGTGCGCCGGTCGACCAGATAGCCCTGCAACGATCCCTCGGGCACCTGACGGCCTACCGGAACGATCGGTGACGGATCGCCCGGCCCGTGGGTCTCGACGTAGCCCTGGTGCAGCGGGAACCACCCGTTCACCCAGAAGTCGACCTCGTCCGTGGCGACGGCGGCGTAGAAGGCCTCGTTCTCCATCGTGGCCGGGCCCTGGACGTCGTAGCCCAGTTCCTCGAGGAGAAGACGGTAGACCTCTGCCTGGAACCAGCCGGTGTCCCAGGTGGCGCGGGCCATCACCACGCGATGCGCGGCGGAATCGTCTCCGGGAGGCGCCGCCCCCGCGGGCAGCACCACACACGAGACCGCCACGACGAGAGCGAGCAGGAACGACGACGTCGGCGCAGGTACGGATCGATGCATGACGAGAAGGGTGATGCGAAAGTTCTCCGTACCGTTGCACCCCCCGTCACGAAGCGTCAACGGCTTTGTCGCCGACGGCGTTGACGCCGGCCCGCGCGAGGATCATGCTGGATGCATGATCACTCTCTTCGTGGTGAGTGACGCCACGGGTCAGACCGGCGAACGCGTGCTCCGATCGGCGCTGGTGCAGTTTCCCGACGCCGACCACGAGATCGTCCGCCACGGCGGGATCCGCACCCCCGAACAGGTACACGAGGTCGTGAGCCAGGCGCGCCGGCGCGATGCGACCATTCTGCATACCCTCGTCTCCAACGATCTGCGTGCGTGCATGCTCACCGAGTGCCGGCGGCAGGTGGTCGACGCGATGGATCTCATGGGGCCCGTGCTCGACCGGCTCGCGATGAGCCTGCAGCGCGAACCGCAGGAAGAGCCCGGGTTGTTCGAACAGCTGCGCCAGCAGCGTATCCGGGCGATCGAGGCCGTCGAGTTCGCCTTCCGCCACGACGACGGCCAGCGATTGCACGAGATCGAATACGCCGAGATCGTCCTCGTCGGCCTCTCGCGCACCATGAAGACGCCGACGTCGTT belongs to Candidatus Krumholzibacteriia bacterium and includes:
- a CDS encoding DUF418 domain-containing protein, which codes for MATTVLPAARILSLDVLRGVAVLGILVMNIQSFAMIEWAYFNPTAYGDLTGVNYWIWYLSRLFFDSKFMAIFSMMFGASLLLIIERAQEKGRRPFVIHARRNFALLLIGAAHAYLLWSGDILFPYAVCSFFVFLFRHRRPRTQLVAGLVILLLGTLILYSGALQPDSPELQEQIAEFQPTDEMIAEEVNTYRGGWLEQMEHRVPTTRDMHLWVLPFFYFWRVSGMMLIGMALFRWGVLSAERSSRFYLTLIALGVVVGLPMAHMSVAASEAADWAYKATFHVANLWNYWGSLFVALGWIGVVMLVCRSPLGLVEFSAVASVGRMAFTNYLMQTILCTTFFYGHGFGQFGRLERLEQIFVVIAVWALQLLWSPWWMKRFHYGPAEWVWRWATYGRRPPMRRA
- the ppsR gene encoding pyruvate, phosphate dikinase/phosphoenolpyruvate synthase regulator; translated protein: MITLFVVSDATGQTGERVLRSALVQFPDADHEIVRHGGIRTPEQVHEVVSQARRRDATILHTLVSNDLRACMLTECRRQVVDAMDLMGPVLDRLAMSLQREPQEEPGLFEQLRQQRIRAIEAVEFAFRHDDGQRLHEIEYAEIVLVGLSRTMKTPTSLFLAHRGWFVANVPIVPPLPPPAELLAIDPRRVFAMTIRPSRLAELRRVRAQHLHLSASDYVDLPSIRGEIREAEILALRHRWYTVDVTAKSVEEASREILDLREMGKG
- a CDS encoding SDR family oxidoreductase, producing MDLRDKRALVTGGSEGIGRGVAEALIEHGAKVGLMARNQETLESTAKEIGAAAFPGDVGVEADCERVVADFVEHFGGIDILVNNAGFAHTFPLVEADVERFEAVMRTNVTGAMIMGRECARHFVQQDSGNIVNISSTSGLRGGPNGTAYSTSKFALRGMTECWRAELRPHNVRVMLVNPSEVQTGFFAKMGSEREFSENKLRPREIADAVVGALRIDDRGFIPEFSVFATNPW
- a CDS encoding DUF2267 domain-containing protein gives rise to the protein MNTHDFLGQVQARAHLSDTDQSLAATRATLVTLAQRIDPGERSDLAAQLPGEIGRMVGEVEGQATYGLHEFYQRVSQEEGAGLPAATHHARMVMTVVEDAVSAGEIADVREQLPAEYAELFTRAD
- the proX gene encoding glycine betaine/L-proline ABC transporter substrate-binding protein ProX translates to MTLRDGGCNGTENFRITLLVMHRSVPAPTSSFLLALVVAVSCVVLPAGAAPPGDDSAAHRVVMARATWDTGWFQAEVYRLLLEELGYDVQGPATMENEAFYAAVATDEVDFWVNGWFPLHQGYVETHGPGDPSPIVPVGRQVPEGSLQGYLVDRRTAERHGIDSLDDLRDPAIARLFDTDGDGRADLIGCNAGWGCAEVIEHQLDAYDLRSHVEQIQGDYTPLMYNLLERYERGDPVLFYTWTPNWTVGSLRPGEDVVWLEVPFASLPSGDGSQEGRTTVRGVDGCPSDPCAMGWPPNDVRAVANRAFLRDHPALRHLLEVVEISSEAIHTQNARMFAGEDTAADIRRHAEEWVESNRATVNVWLDGARALGVPADASMASLGPGDALPPRRELRIATKILPPFVMYEDRGYRGFSVELVDHLASELDLDYGFYGVNSMAKLLDEAARSSSDVSVSSIAITSDREASLDFSHAYFQSGLQILVPDENAGFFGGLFDRFSALMHVPQLLDVIFLFFLVIFVVSHVIWWIERRRNPDFPHGYVRGVFAGLWWAIVTVTTVGYGDTTPKRNTGKVFALVWLLAGYFVFAYFTATVTTTFTVSEIRNTIEGPEDLFGRRVGTVEGSTAHDHLLEMGVRTRDGATIESVVASLEAGELDAVVYHAPFLQYYAGHEGKGRVRVVGRVFSEQQYGLALPPGSPLREPLNRALLELMENGTYRTIHSHWFEG